The Aspergillus luchuensis IFO 4308 DNA, chromosome 6, nearly complete sequence genome segment CCCAGCCCGTCAGAAATAAACCAAATGACACCTCGGATCAGACGATGATACAGATACTCCGCAATCTCGCAGCGGCTGCCGGGGATCTTCCAGAAGTGGTATCAAGTACCGGTTCCGATGGCAGTGAAGAGTACAAGATTCAACACAGCTCCGATGGGTACGTAGCTGGAATCCACCAGGATAATCAAAGCCAACAGGTCATTAACAAAACAATAAACAGCTTCTCTAGAGGCGGACCCCGAGTGTTCAGAGTCTTCAATAACTCCTTCAATGCTGGGCGTGAATTTACCGCCGTCTTTGCTACCTGTGCTCTGTCGACTACGGCCCTTACTATACAGACAAAAGCGAAGGAGTTACGGGCCATCGGATTAAACCCCAAGGACATTCCTGATGAGACAAGCTATCAGGCGACACCAATGGTCCAGGGCTGGAAGTTCCACGGCTTCGGATATTTCATCTACAAGTTCGTCGACAATGAAACTAAGACTGTTGGCGGAGGAAAGGCCGATGGACGTCATGCCTTTTATGTCTTCAATCCGACAACCAGTGCCAACGAAGAGTTCAGGACACAGGTCCAAAAGAGGCCCTTACAAGCCTCATTTGGCGGGATGTGCTCCGATCTCGAGGCTGTTTTCCTTCTTATGTGGCAAAACCGTCGGTCGCTTCGAATGAGAGACCCGGAAAATGCAGATAACGTGATATTCCACTTGCTGGTTCCGGCAAAGAGGACTTTCGCTATTGCAGAGAGAATGGCCATCGATGATGGAGTGGGGAAGCTGATAATTAAAGGGCATACGGACGAAGGTGCCTGCTATGCGTGGTTCAATTTTGTATCATTGCCACGGCAAGTGGTACTACATGATGTCGGAAACCTTAACAGAGACTCTGCCGATCTCGACAGATCATGGAAACGTGAGAAGAGTGGTGCACTTGCATTTTTCGGCTGCGGGCTCATTACAATTATCACCGGTTTTTTTGACCCTCCGGCAGCGCCATACTTTGCTTGGCTGTGTTTTGCATCGTTGGCAGTGACATTGAAGTATGGCGTACTGGATGAACTGCGATGAAGTTaccgatctcctcctcgtaCTCTCGGTCCTCCGTCAGAGGTTCGtcgagaaagaaacaaagattGATATGTAGTGACTTAGCGAGAAACTGAGATGTGGTAGTTGCTTGGCTCCCTTTTGAAGAAATTGACCGTTCTGAGAAAATTGTTCTGGTAGTCATCGTAGAGGTAGCCGAGGGGACTTCACATAATGCTAAAAGTATACTCGAGTGGACCCACGATTATtatcagcaccaccaaggtCCTCTTAGATGGATGAGTATATCTACAGGTCAGATCCCCAACCTGCTTGCTTCACAgacatcttcccccctcagcatcagcatccgATGCATCCGACCTGGTCCCACCGGATCACCACAGGGCTCGAGTCAAAAACAAGCTTCAGCAGCCGTTAGTCCGGCAGAGGAGTGGGTCAATCAGCCACCCACTCCATTGTCATGCTGTCGGTTCTCTAGAAAAAGCAGGGACGAGTTACATACACTCCACATTGACAATATTGATAAGACGGAGATAACTCGGGGATCGGCATGTTTTAGTACCAAGTCATGAAGTTACAAGATAAGTTGTCTGCGCGGCTTGCGCGCTGGTGGAGCAGCCGGGATACGTCATATTCGACACACTTGAATGCCGGGATATTGACATAACCGTTGGTCAGTACTATCTGGGCTACATAAATACTACCGatgtggtagtagtagaacaTCGACTCAGGTGGTTAGTTCGCCGATTATATCTCGATCATCTGCTCCTAAACAATGACAGTTCCTGTTGAAGATAGCTTTGACtttgtcgtcgtcggcggtaTGTTCTCTCTAAATCCACTATTTGATTTTGTCTGACAGGAAGTAGGCGGCACAGCTGGAAATGTCGTGGCCGGTCGGCTGGCCGAGAACCCGGACGTGAAAGTCCTGGTCATTGAAGCAGGCGTTAGGTATGTATGCCCTCTCGACAACTAACCATCAAATTACTGTGCCAATCTGACCATAACCAGCAACCCTACCGAGATCTCGGAAATCACCACACCAGCATCTGCCTTTGGGCTACGTGACAGCCAATATGACTGGGCGTACAAGTCCACCATGATCAACCGACCCTATTATGAACGGGTAGAGAAGCCCAACACCCGGGGCAAGGTGCTCGGTGGTAGTAGCTCTTTGAACTACTATACCTGGATCCGGGGTAGTAAGGGGACGTTCGATGCGTGGGCCGAATATGGAGGTCCTTCTTGGAGTTGGGATGGGTGCGAGGAGTACTTCAATAAGGTAAGCTATGAAATGAAACAAGGAATGGAATTATTATGCTAATTATGTGCTGGACTAGCCCGCTACCTAccacgacgacgacaacctCTACCCCTCAGAGCTATCAAAGATCGGCCGCAACGGTCCTCTGCATGTATCTCACGCAGACCTCGTTCCCGAACTACACACCTTTCGCGATGCCCTGACAGAAGCATGGACCAGCAAAGGCCAGAAGACATGCGAGGACATCTACTCCGGTAAAATGGAGGGTCTGACACACTGTGTCAACAGTATCTACGGTGGGATGCGGTCGACCAGTGCATCATATCTGGCTGATAAGCCGAACGTGACCATCTTGAGCTCTGCGATCGGGAAAAAGATCAACTTCGATGACAACCTCAAGGCGACAAGCGTCACTGTCAGTGGCGCCGATCGGACCGAAATGACCTTCACAGCCAAGTATGAGATTATTGTGGCGTGCGGCGTCTTCGAGACGCCGAAGCTGCTGATGCTCTCGGGAATTGGTCCGAAAGAAGAGCTGGCTCGTCATGGTATTGAATCGGTTGTGCAGTCGGAACATGTCGGTCAGAACCTGCATGATCATCCTATTCTTGCTCATGTGTTCCGGCTAAAGGATGGGACTGGTCTCGATAGCCACCTTCTCCGCGCTGGTCCTGCACAGAGCGCTGCTTTGCAGAAGTACCGCACTAGCAAGAAAGGACCCTTTAGTAGTGGACTATTGGAAATGGTAGGTCTGCCACGCATTGATGACCGTTTGGAGCGATACAAGGAGTATCGCGAGGCGAAGGCGCAGAATGGTGGTAAGGATCCATTTGGACCGGAGGGACAGCCGCATTTTGAGATTGATTTCGTGGTAAGtcgccctccccctccttccaggTCAACTAACAGGAAGATATTGATGGACTGTAGCCAATGTTCTCCGACGCCTTTCAATGGCACTTCCCCGTTCCCCCTGAAGGCGACTGGCTGACCGTCATCgtcgatcttctccgcccgcTGTCCAGGAACGGAGAAGTGAAGCTCAACTCAGTCGATCCACACCAACAGCCATACATCAATCTGAACTTCTTTTCTAATGAACTTGACATCCTAGCCTTGCGAGAGGGCGTCCGTTTTGTGGACGATATCCTCATGACCGGAGATGGGATGAAAGAGATTCTCGGCGAAGACTACCCGTGGCCCATGCCCCGACACTCAGATGAAGCGATGAACAAAATGATCTTGGAACGGTCGCAGACGGGATACCGTAAGCTACTCTGCCACTCAGCATGTACCCGCACAGCAACTAATCAATGT includes the following:
- a CDS encoding uncharacterized protein (COG:S;~EggNog:ENOG410PYVS;~TransMembrane:3 (o262-281i374-392o398-416i)), with product MSANIVNATGIECLIQQRYPGTSRDEAYVRLFDDLKPLMNPAAVGWHNLIQALAILLNKPVYSLAESAGRTAQRILGAVSQNTSETSQPVRNKPNDTSDQTMIQILRNLAAAAGDLPEVVSSTGSDGSEEYKIQHSSDGFSRGGPRVFRVFNNSFNAGREFTAVFATCALSTTALTIQTKAKELRAIGLNPKDIPDETSYQATPMVQGWKFHGFGYFIYKFVDNETKTVGGGKADGRHAFYVFNPTTSANEEFRTQVQKRPLQASFGGMCSDLEAVFLLMWQNRRSLRMRDPENADNVIFHLLVPAKRTFAIAERMAIDDGVGKLIIKGHTDEGACYAWFNFVSLPRQVVLHDVGNLNRDSADLDRSWKREKSGALAFFGCGLITIITGFFDPPAAPYFAWLCFASLAVTLKYGVLDELR
- a CDS encoding GMC family oxidoreductase (CAZy:AA3;~COG:E;~EggNog:ENOG410PFN0;~InterPro:IPR012132,IPR036188,IPR000172,IPR007867;~PFAM:PF05199,PF00732;~go_function: GO:0016614 - oxidoreductase activity, acting on CH-OH group of donors [Evidence IEA];~go_function: GO:0050660 - flavin adenine dinucleotide binding [Evidence IEA];~go_process: GO:0055114 - oxidation-reduction process [Evidence IEA]) → MTVPVEDSFDFVVVGGGTAGNVVAGRLAENPDVKVLVIEAGVSNPTEISEITTPASAFGLRDSQYDWAYKSTMINRPYYERVEKPNTRGKVLGGSSSLNYYTWIRGSKGTFDAWAEYGGPSWSWDGCEEYFNKPATYHDDDNLYPSELSKIGRNGPLHVSHADLVPELHTFRDALTEAWTSKGQKTCEDIYSGKMEGLTHCVNSIYGGMRSTSASYLADKPNVTILSSAIGKKINFDDNLKATSVTVSGADRTEMTFTAKYEIIVACGVFETPKLLMLSGIGPKEELARHGIESVVQSEHVGQNLHDHPILAHVFRLKDGTGLDSHLLRAGPAQSAALQKYRTSKKGPFSSGLLEMVGLPRIDDRLERYKEYREAKAQNGGKDPFGPEGQPHFEIDFVPMFSDAFQWHFPVPPEGDWLTVIVDLLRPLSRNGEVKLNSVDPHQQPYINLNFFSNELDILALREGVRFVDDILMTGDGMKEILGEDYPWPMPRHSDEAMNKMILERSQTGYHPCGTARLSKDIAHGVVDPELRVHGVQNLRVVDASIIPLIPDCRIQNAVYMIGEKGADMIKAAYPALYRS